The Rhodamnia argentea isolate NSW1041297 chromosome 10, ASM2092103v1, whole genome shotgun sequence sequence ACCAGTCTGCTGAAATCATCTCGCCCAACAGCATGAACTATCATGATGAGACTAAGATTTTGcaccaaaaatttgaactttGCAGACATTAAGCCCTAGTCTAGATGGAAAAGAATGCTGATGACCCGAGAACAAGACAAAGCTTAGGAATATGTAGCCAAGATTGCAAATTTCAGAGCAAAGCTATTACATGGAATCAGATCCATCTCTATGAGCAATTAAACCCCTTCCATGACAACCAGGGCATGTGGTCATCTGATTTTCCTTATAAAACCCACGTTCCTGATCTTCATTGCAAGTGGGACACACTCGATCTCCCCGTCCATCACAACCTGCACAACTTTTCTCAAATTATTCTAGTTCATAAACAAAGCCACATATCACATGACCGATCATGATTGTGACGTAAATAgaaatttttcctccttttttatctattttttgaatCTATGTAAGAGGATTATCATAGACGGCATACAGCAGATAACAGAAAAACCCTACGGTGCAGAGGAATAAAGATGGCCAGCCAGTATCACAAATTCAAACATCCTTCTATTAAAAGCTGAAGAATTAATGTATCCAAAAATCTACCTGAGCATTTCTCTATAGTCTCAGAATGAGGAACTTGTGCCCGTGTCTCCTTGTAGGGAACAAATAGGACGGGAAATTGAGATCTCAGATCCAATTCCCAAATTCCCAGTTCAGGACCCTTATCCTTTCCATCAATGTTGCCGCCACGGTGGGGTTCAGTTTCTCTtataatttctctctcctccacaaAGGAATCTAAAGTTCCCACATAAACATTGCAATCTTCAACTGCGTGAATCTTCCAAGTACGAGCCGGACGACTTCCCCAACAGCAGCGATGACCAACATGATCAATAAGCAACTCCCGTATCTCTACTTCATCCAGTATTTGCCTACAAAGGTGACCCGGTCAATAGACCATTGTTCCAGCATGCAATAGGCACAACTTTTTTACATCACTTATCAGAGATCATGAAACAAAGGATAATCGCAGTTACATGTCAAAGTGTCAATTAAACAATGACCAACACTAATATCGCATGGCAAGCAAGAAATACACCCTGCAAGTATTTCTAATCAAAGTTTAATACAGGAATATGGCATTCCGTTGGCTTAACTGAAAATACTCACGAGAGTTCCACACAGAAAATGGACGATATGCCAAATTCATCACTCTTGAAAAATAATGGAATGACACAAAAGCATTTTCACTCGCATGGATTGCAAATCTCAGCATGAAAGCATGCTATATATCATACACTTCCTCCACACTATACTGATTAAACAGGGAAAAAGGAACAGTTGCATTTTCTTGATCAATATAGTACCTTATCCCTGTTAGAAGTTCTGTGAAAATATGAGTAAAAATCTCCATCCCTTGTATTAAAGAAAGAtgtcatttttcaataataaagCTGGAAGGTTAAAAAAAAGACTCACTTTTTTGGTTATACCAATTTTACCGGAGAGACAACAATGAGCTTTATTCCATGACAAGTCAGAAACTTTACGGAATTCTGAaggatgggaaaaaaaaaaaaaacctataggAAGTGGCTGACGAGAGTTGGTTATTTCTCAAGGATAACAGTAGCATTCCCAGCAAACCAAGCTTCCTATATAAACGTTACAGAAAGTGTTGAAGGCAATCACACTTCTCTTTTCTCTGTACTGGGCATCCAATTAACCCTCTTTCGTCTGACCAAGGATTATATTATGCATGTACCAATACACatctgaaaattaaaaaaaaaaaaactagttcaTTATGTGATTTCAAACCACATAAGTATCATGATCCTGCAAACTGAATCGAGAGCACCAGACAATATTACGAGATAAAGATGTTTCAGCTGAGCTGGATGGACAACTGAAACTATGGCAGCAACAAAAGTAAATTGAAGTAGGGAAGGCTGGAAGCACAAGAAAATGACTGAAAACTTTGTGTCATAACTCGTTACGGTATGACTGGGGAGTAGCAAAATTGTTTCAGCTAACTGTTACACACATGGAAAATGATCCTCAAGAAAAAACAACAGCGGATCCACCAGGTCGTACCTCTGAAATTCACTGGTGGTTCCACCATAGCCCTCTCCATATCCACCTTGATATACAATTGCTTGCTCTGCAGAGCACAAGATTCGATAGTGATAAGAACTGAGTTAAACTGCCCCGTCCCAAAGTTTCGACTTTCCAGCACGAAGAGTCGAACCCAAAATCAATCAAGCCAAAGGATCACGCATTCCGCAGTTTCGCAAGCCGAACGACGATCATAATCACGACGTTTAGCAAGTAATTAAAAGATTCAGGCACCCAAATTTCATCTACCCAACCCACATTCTTGCAGAATACGCTTAACCCAGAATCCAAAATTCGGAGATAGGCGACGCACGTACCACTGGGAGCGGGATCGGGCTCGGGCGAAGAGACGAGAGCGGCGTGGATAGAGGGCGGATAGCGATCGGAGACGGCGGCGGCGGAACGAATCTCGTCGACGCTGACTTCGGTGCCAGCCAAAGAAGCGGTGGGGATCACAGAGCCGGTCCTGCCCACGTACTGGTACGACCGCCACTTGTCGGGCGCGGTctctttttccccattttcgCTCCTTATCTCTTCAAGTGGACCCCGAAAGTCACAAGACCGAGACTAGACATTCCAGTCGCAAGAACGGAAGAGGGAAACCCAGAGAGCAAAACGATGCGTACCTGAGAGCAGAGGTTCCTCCATCTTTCTGGTCTCAGAGGGCACTcacagagagggagggaggcaGAGGTCGAATATAAACGCGGGGAAACTGCCTTTCCTTAACCAAGAAGGTAAGAGAAGCTACGAGGGAAGCGATTTTTGTCTGAATTCGAGTCGTAGCAAGATGGGAGGAGGGTCCACGCCTTACAGGATGGAGATGAGGAGGCGCGCGATGAGAAGGATCGATGCAAGAAATGCGTTCGactttcctttccctttgttttttcacTGTCTTTGATACGTGTTTAATATGATTCTTAAACTATATAAAATTAATTCAAGTTAAGGAATCACGTTAtacattaaattaaaatgtaaaaatcatttatttcaTTATTCATACATCATTCTACTTAGGAGGCGTCCTAAAATGCAGTTAGATACGATATTTTCAAAGTGGTGGATTGATATTATTTTCTTGACCTAAAAATGAacaacaataaaagaaaaaaaaaacactccaaggcggaaaataatggaaaaaaaaatgaaaatgatttagttaTCACTGATGGGCAATTGAGATCAGGCTTTGGATATGTGATTGAATAGGGAAATGAATGAAACATGGGTTCTATGGGCAAGATCAATCATGGTTGATGAATAGACTTACTATATGAATTAGAATGGGGGATCTATTCCTATATGCTACACTCATCTCATGCACCCTCCAGTCCACAGTTGGTTGGGTTCACATCACATATCTACTTCTCAcccaaagaagtaaaaaaataaaaggaaaaaggacaaaaaaaaaaaaaaaggactcctGCCTCACTGCTCACTCTTGCGCTCCCTTTGTATCTTTACCTCTACCAACTCACTACCCCCGCCTTAGCACTAACCATAACCAACTACCATTGGGACCGCTATTACAAGCTATTGCCATCAAAGCCCACATCGtgattctctttctctctgtacCGCCTATTATGCATCTCTGTAATCCATGACTGTCACCTTCTCCGTGGTTGATGGCCACAAAATCAAGACCAACCATAGTTGTCGACCTATCCCATCATATTTCTAACTTAGAGGCCACTGTATGTGTTATGTGTTGTGTGCATATTGCAAAACCTTACTTCCTCACTCACCCGTCCCCACCCCCGGCCCCTTGAGAATGTGAGGAATCGAACCCTAACCTCCCCTTTCCCTAATGGAAAGGGCGGTCACTGGGGCAACTCCTAATTGTTATCATAAGAGGGAGATTGCAAAGCAGTAACTCAATCATAGAGACAGAGGAGACAATAATGATAGCCGATGTCGACGATTTTGTTGTATGTAACTCAAAGGTAGTGACATGTGAAGGTTAAAAGGCATATATGATAccgttgacacttaaaataatccaagagagactcgtgacaagcacgtgaggaagcgataatcggctACAGGAAGGgacaccgaagcaaggaacgtatcaatcggaaaggtgccacgtgtcgggataaattccggcgccacttccttctagagcaagaaaagcgcgcggagggaggccacgatcgaagcggttggcggtaatccccacgaggtaaaaagaaaaggcgcgaagaccgggaaaccgtcatccacgtggcttatggaaaagagcaaagcgtgggggcaaaggaagaaaccgctcggcggttaccaaagagcttgcctataaatacctcgcaatagcaagatacaaagACAcgacaaatccaaaacacttgcattttcaaattagctcttagctcttaacctttagcctttagcctagcctagttGTAGCTttcggatccccgtcgtcgattcaattccggcgagtatcatatccagagttaggtgtcgtcgattagattccggcgtctactcgttaggttcatcaccgtcgattaaattccggtgttgcacccttcacccatcccgtccaagaccgtcgattcaattccggtattgtgtcctataattccccgtccagtcttgttgattgaattccagcattgtgtcctacgttatttcccgatcccgtcgattcaattccagggtcacgtcgaagtctgtcaaCATATCGTCACCattgcgcattgggccgtcgaagttgtcgaaaacCCGTTcgtaacgcgcccttttgtgtaaatctattgcatttgacactctctgtccaaaaccgacccggaaccccttttcggaaaacgaacggattaagttcgataaaagattctcgcgtaagcaaccttcattgggccatagtcaatctgggcttagaacccataaccagcaaagccttgtcgagggattttaacgcgcaacaatcttttttggcacgcccggtgggacctttggtgtcggttcgagagaagtgctatgccacgcacatgaggacgtaacaacatagacggtggtggagacgaaccccaggaagaaatacaacgaatggagtcatccacggcccaccaagaggacgtcgaggtctctcgacgtaacattgaggagccaaggagaaatccggaaatgacgcatgtcatgttaacatcgataaggcgtaccatcgaagaagtccggaacgagtttgctgatcacatggtccaacGGATGACCGAAGTTGTcgggccgttaatcatcaacacgtatcacgaatgtgctgcgggGTAGCATGGGACTACAATTAATccacctcatgctcaagaagggaatggtttcgtgcCAACAGAAAACGGGGGTCTACCAAGAACAACACCGCCAAATGGAGGTCTTGCGAGGGCGAATGCTCAACCTTTAGCACCTCCGCGGATTCTGCAACGAGGGGAGACGTTGCCGGCCAATGAACCTAGACCCACGGTAAATGCGGACACatgtatgttccctagacatcctattcgacaagatatacctgcggataccgttatgcttccgggacaccctgttcgatAAGACGAGAATATGGCTCGTCGGGAAGTAGCTGCCCTACATAACCccgtccctatcaatgaacaaccggtacccatgattatcgaaaatcagggggcaatgccctttagggggcaatggcaggctaggggGCAAGATCAATTACCCCAAGTCGGGGGGCAAGGACAAGATCGACACCAGGCCGCACGACCTGGATATCGCCAGATGAATCGGGCcctacaaccaccaggtcccgagccaatgtttcactttgttgtgcaacccatatatcatccACCACAACTTgaatatcaaatgccatatcaaccgcagtaccatcgATCAGTATTCGACCGTGTACCCGTATACAtggacccaatggtaggataccgggctaatgtttaccgaaaaccgtacccagattggatggatacgatcccgtatccaagagggtttaaaatacccgagttcacattTTTTTCTGGCGAGGATGATCAgcccacgtatgaacatatcaatcgtttcctagcactatgtggggatgctacacatgcggatcactggaaattaaggctctttccattatccttgtcgaaaacagcctttacatggtataccgcactaccacccaattcggtgttgacatgggaacagatggagcgcttgtttcatggccggtttcaaagagcggtgtcgaacgGGTCGGTAGCggatttgtcgacaatgaagcaaatgacaaacgagacggtcgaccggtttattgcaaggtttaaacgggctaggaacaaatgcttagttcctttaccggAAAAGACATTTGCTGAGTTCGctttcaacggattgaaattcgaaatacgagataggatggtggggcatccatgtgcagatctattcgaattatccacgatggcaacaaagcatGAAAGCtcgctcaaggaaaaagacaaaaggcatacccgaagaggagatgcaagttttgtcgagccacccgatttcgacgaagagtCAACGGAGCCTGTTGAGGTAgccgtcgcccaattaaccatcgacaagccatacacttgccaagcaccgaagccagcaaggatgaaagaaaagtcaactataatggctaaagcaaaagaggcggtgtactattcattcgatgtgAATCGGGCgtaagaaattttcgacatatcgCTGGCCGACGGACAAATCGAGCCGACGGAGGGGCgtaagataccgtccaaagaagaattagcggggaagaagtattgcaaatggcaccactcatggagccataacacatcggattgtctagtccttaaaaagaacatttaagaagcgattcgacaaggaaagatcaaattcgctgaagacaaagggaaaccctCGATGGATGTGGACGCGGATCATTTTCCAATGATGACtggaatggtatctttaaagTAGTCGAGTAAAGgccatacgtcaacaaattATGCGCTTATTGcaggcgaaaattgggaaacatgaatacacccgaggaagggtaccaaaagagcgaTCGAACTAGTCGGAGGGataagacgccttttcacatcgaaagtaccggacctcgaagaagttccaatcatcggagagtttataagtcatttaagcggagatacgatgaaggggaccccacaattggtactttaggtgagccaagcggcaagtttgattattacgtaagctatggtccaccaaccccacatcctcaagaaagagtccactatggatggggaaaggagttcgacagaaattttcgacaaggccttcataagccacatcgtcgacgcactcttaagataccaagcaaccctgTAGAGgggtcatggtatgaggtgacggaagatcaagaaaaggagaaaatcttgacccgaactcagaagagaagggtgcaaagaaagaacagggtccgcatactacggcaacaggagattccGGCCAGTCATGACTCGATGGCAGCGGCTCCTAACCGcaccaaactgcggaggccgagaaatctggtttggcgacgacgactagaagagacacacccagctcaagaaaaagaggacaagggtacaaagacaCGTAAAACATCCGCGTCTAAATCCCGATTTAAAACCCCTGTTAGCGTGTCGGTATCccctctaagctcttgtatggtacgagttaaattgCCACGCGAGTTTCGACTCGAATCGACCTCAGGTGACGGCGGCGACAaagaaacgacgcaagaaaaggaaggggctcggttttgcttcggcgatgaagaaaccatggaattcgggaaacccatggaagatctctcaaatcatttgaggtcgctcaatataaatgccaagatcaacggacggccggtaatgaaagtacttgtggatgggggttcaacgttaaatctcattccataccgcttcttcaagaaaataggaagaaatgatgatgaaataatcccatcgaatatacaatTGTCCGATTTCACTCGCGAAATTActcaagtaaagggagtatatgtcggcgacccgaccgtcggatctaaaacatcgaggacgtcttttgcgtcgtcgacgccgacggatcttataacttgctgttgggacgagattggatacatggaaaccaatgtgtcccattgACGCTTCACCAGATCTtggcattttggaatggggacaaagtcgaatatgtaaaagccaatttccggacttgtgttacctggacccgtatatccggccgggacaaagtgatgccggatgattgccttcgcatatccaAGCCGCCcgaagtggacccaagagatattgcattctgccgtttcgacaaagggaataccaaatggatcccaagaaaggaaccggtggaaccaatcgacccgttttccgatggaaagtcggtcatttgcgcaaaacctcgctaagaggtatgtggcctacggggccgagcaaagtgatcaagcaagacagcttgcagacggcattttagattttgaagaatccccatttaaggaggacgacaaggtaattcaagctcaagacccaccggaagaggtcaatctcggagatgaggcccgtcctcaacctacttatgtgagccaattACTCGATCAGCggtacaaggttcaaatggtaaacccgttgagaaaatataaggattgttttgcttggaattaccatgagatgccgggtctttcgaggagcatagttgagcatcgattgccaattaagaggggatttcgaccacaccaacaaaGTGCTAGAAGGTTTgctcccgaagtaatccttaaaatcaaggaggagatcgagcgtctcctttcggccgaattcataagatcagcaaggtacgtcgaatggttgtcgaatattgtgcctgtcaagaagaagaatggaaaactccgagtgtgtgttgatttccgcgaccttaacgcggccaccccgaaagacgagtaccGGATGCCCATGGCCGATGTGTTGATCGATTTGGcctccaataatgaaatgatgtccctcatggacggacattccaggtataatcagatatttatagcagcagaggatgttcacaagacaacATTTAGATGCCCTggggccattggtacgttcgaatgggtagtcatgcctttcggattgaagaatgctggtgctacgtatcaaagggcaatgaattacattttccacgatatgattggggaattcttggaggtctacatcgatgacgtcatcgtcaagacagaccGGGAAAGTCATCtggaccacctagagcaagcttttgagagaatgcgcaaatttaagttaaaaatgaatcctttgaaatgcgccTTCGGGATAAAAGGCGAtaatttccttggttttttggttcatcaaagaggtatagaggtagacatgaataaagctaaggctatttcagAGTTACCGTCtcttgataataaaaaacagctgtaaatgttaatcgggaaattaaatttattgcggcgttttatagctaacctctcgggaaaaatcgaagttttctccccgttgctcaaattgaagaatgagcgagagtttgtgtgggaagagaaacatcaggtggctttcgacgggttaaaagagtatttcatcaagccaccagtgttgacgccaccaaaggcgggatggccattgaagttgtatttatcggccgccgatacaacgatcgggagtatcttggctcaagaaaacgacgaagggaaagagcaggccgtgtactacctaagtaggatgctcaacgatgccgagacgagatacacgtccatcgaaaaactatatTTATCACTCTActacgcctgtacaaaattacgacattatatgttgccgactacggtacatgtaatttgtaaaacagacgtgattaagtacatgttgtccaggccaatcattaggggccgaATTACAAAATGGGCGTTCACTCTAATAGAAATTGatctgatttatgtgccgctcaaagcggtGAAAGGGcgggcaatatccgatttcattaccgaatacccttcgggtttaaaagtcgaggatgatgaaaattatccgggtattgcgccttggatattatatttcgatgggtcggtgacATCCGGTTCAGAAGGTGCAGgtatcatggttatatcaccttttcaACGTAAAACAAAACTAATATTCAGGCtcgactttgaatgctcaaataaccaagccgagtatgaagccccgatcgtgggatcgaatgttttaattgacatggggatcaggtcaattaaagtgaagggcgattcttAGTTGGTGATCAAAcggctaaatggtgagtatcaatgtttgaatgaaaacattattaggcatcaccatccggcaaaagaattgttgtcgaagttcgtcgaatacgagctaatctatgtcaagaggagtgaaaattcagaagctaatgaattggttcggatggcgtcgggatatcgtatatcaaaagaactagcggaccacatcattactcgggtaaggaccttaccatcaatagatgctcgggtaatgatgattgagcgaTCCGAAAGTTCGGGAGAAACCGgtggccaacaagattggagaacccctttggtaaactacttgaaaaacccagGTTACGGcagtagggacttcaaaagaaaagccttaaaatatcTGTCGATCGACAATGAGTTATATTGAAAGACCATCGACTGAtcgcttctcaaatgcttggggcaagaggaagcaatgctaatcatgacggaagtccatgaagggatccgtggtgcgcatcaggctggattgaaaacaaagtggttgttaaggcgacatgggtatttttggccaacaatcacccaagactgcatcgattacgcgaaggggtgtcaatcgtgccaaaggcatggaccaatccagcaagtaccggccgcaccgatgaacccaattatcaagccgtggccttttcggggttgggcaatggacataatagggaaaatttatcctccctcatCGAAGAAGCAcagtttcattttagtggccacagattacttcacaaaatgggttgaagcggcgtcatacaaaagcgtgacacaaaaaacggttagggagttcatcgaagagcgaattattcatcaaTTTGGAATTCCAGAGACTATCACCGCTGACCAAGGGACGGTCTTCACGAGCCAAGAAATACGAGATTTtgctaagtcgaggggtatcaagatgattcattcgacgccctattacgctcaagctaatggccaagcagaagcttccaacaaaataatcatcggattaattaaaaagcatttggaggacaacccaagggaatgagactcattgttgtcgacggtgttatgggcttatcgaacttccaaaagatcaagcactggagtcactccttacatgctaacacatggacaagaggccgtgttacccccggagattacggtgcaatcattaagagtaaaactccaggatggtatggctaaagagcaagacgatgaaatgatgtacgccaatattgatgaattgagaGAGAACCGAGCCACGTCactggaaaaattgatggctcagaagcgaagggttgccaaggcttacaacaaacacgtgaaagctaagcgtttcgacgtaGGAGACTTGGtatggaagactattttgcctatgaacctcgacagcGAAAAGTTTGGCaaatggtcgtcgaagtgggaaggaccatacttggtAATAGACGCCCTCCCGGGGAATGCATATATAGTAATAGAgatcgatggaagagaactacaacgctcgatcaacgggaagtatttgaaaaaattctatccatcgatgtgggaaatgcaaggAGAATCAGAAAGCGAAGAGTAAGAAAGatcaattccattcattcagtaaaaactttttacaatcttcctccctttccctctctttctctctttctttttccttctttccctttctctctctcctcctcttgctCGCTCGCCCCAACAGGCCCTTACCGGAAGTGCTCCCTAAAACGGACCACGAAGCCTCGCAGTAGGCACTCCAACTTGGCATTCTCTTCTCTCGCGCGGTGATGAGCTTCAGCCAACTCTTCCAAGACCACCTCCAGCTTGTCCTTCTCACtctccagccgctgaaggtgctcaTTCCGACTCtgcagaagaccattggtagagtccaacatggccttcagaccctccaaagggagcccaatggaagccaaggaacgggtctcgcAGGCTTCAGCCAATTCATGTTCCCGCTGCTCGGATTCCTTGAGAGGCCTTCGCAGTGTCGGCGGGCCGATGGTCAggcggtcggaaacaatgttccgaagttgaaggacgctagcgtgagaggcatggagggcttcttggacgttgcagagttccttgtgcaccacctcgccgttctcaatctcctcgatcttacaccaaacttcatgttcggtgagatcgtgCTGAGACATGGTCGCTAGATTCTCGCGAAACTTCTCCAGCCCGTAGCCGAAGAGTGTAACAAATTCTTCGTAGTCCGACTGGAACGGGTGGTCagagggaagattttggggcgcaGAGCGGCCGAAGCAGGCATGCAGCTTCTCGAGAGCCcgtggtttcaccaccagcatggtataggtgtaactcggaagggagataatctccctccgtatagccgagaactcacggctgaagtatgtaggaGGAGATGAAGTCGTAGAAGAAGATGCACGCTCCATTAgggctttgagaagttttctctaagaatcaaaggcgtaagggtttggatgaagacgcactccaggcaagtgatcctatttatagataaaggccaaggaacggttcaTCCCACGATGccgagtatccgcccacgaccttccgacgatcgaggcggtaaaagttagtggacggttatcgaggcgagaaggtatatcgcgattggtgaaacacgtaagtaaccataatgacgcgagtggcgggtttcccgccggctattaaccacgacgaaccgtcatgacgatttgaattcggaaggagaatcggaaacgacgtctttcattaaatgccg is a genomic window containing:
- the LOC115741979 gene encoding protein SSUH2 homolog; amino-acid sequence: MEEPLLSEIRSENGEKETAPDKWRSYQYVGRTGSVIPTASLAGTEVSVDEIRSAAAVSDRYPPSIHAALVSSPEPDPAPSEQAIVYQGGYGEGYGGTTSEFQRQILDEVEIRELLIDHVGHRCCWGSRPARTWKIHAVEDCNVYVGTLDSFVEEREIIRETEPHRGGNIDGKDKGPELGIWELDLRSQFPVLFVPYKETRAQVPHSETIEKCSGCDGRGDRVCPTCNEDQERGFYKENQMTTCPGCHGRGLIAHRDGSDSICAKCNGKGKIPCATCGSRGLIQCKTCLGSGSLLSRGVAVVKWKTLSTRKVSATSGAASVPDEVFHRARGVQLCNTQAYQCTPAFFADSFFLNKFSSEVISERAAVPPTARVICERHTISVVPVTRVTMTHRKRAFSFYIIGYSREVYLKDYYPARFCWGLCPCLEWLKL